In Clostridium sporogenes, one genomic interval encodes:
- the etfB gene encoding electron transfer flavoprotein subunit beta → MKIVVCVKQVPDTNEVKIDPVKGTLIREGVPAILNPDDANALEEALKLKDKYEDVKVTVITMGIPSSSYMLRECLAMGADEAILVTDRAFAGADTWATSNALASALRKVGDYDLIFAGRQAIDGDTAQVGPQIAERLDIPQVTYAMGFEYNKEDKTIIVDRQLEDGYERLQVKSMPALITAISELNKPRYMTVGGIVDAYKKDIKIFTIKDLDVTPDEVGLNASPTSVFRSFAPDKKSQGVILEGTAKEKVEKLVSALQSKHYI, encoded by the coding sequence TTGAAGATAGTTGTATGTGTAAAACAAGTACCAGATACTAATGAAGTAAAGATCGATCCTGTAAAAGGAACTCTTATTCGTGAAGGTGTACCTGCTATATTAAATCCGGATGATGCTAATGCACTAGAAGAAGCTTTAAAATTAAAAGATAAATACGAAGATGTAAAGGTTACTGTGATTACTATGGGTATACCATCCTCTTCATATATGTTAAGAGAATGTTTAGCAATGGGAGCTGATGAAGCTATATTGGTAACAGATAGAGCTTTTGCTGGAGCAGATACTTGGGCAACATCTAATGCTTTAGCTTCAGCTTTAAGAAAAGTTGGTGATTATGATTTAATATTTGCTGGTAGACAAGCTATAGATGGAGATACAGCTCAAGTTGGACCACAAATAGCAGAGAGACTTGATATACCACAAGTAACTTATGCTATGGGTTTTGAGTACAATAAGGAAGATAAAACAATTATTGTAGATAGACAATTAGAAGATGGTTACGAGAGATTACAAGTTAAATCTATGCCAGCATTAATTACTGCTATTAGTGAATTAAACAAACCTCGCTACATGACAGTTGGAGGTATAGTAGATGCATATAAAAAAGATATTAAGATATTTACAATTAAAGATTTAGATGTTACTCCAGATGAAGTAGGTTTAAATGCTTCTCCAACTTCAGTATTTAGATCCTTCGCGCCAGATAAAAAATCACAAGGTGTTATATTAGAAGGAACAGCTAAAGAAAAGGTAGAAAAATTAGTATCAGCACTTCAATCTAAACACTATATTTAA
- a CDS encoding electron transfer flavoprotein subunit alpha, with translation MAIKIIKEKCKACGICEKQCPFDAIHVVNGLAEVNEKCTICGACVEACPFDAIEKEEKKVVKKDISQYKGVWVYAEQRQGELTPVVIELLGEGKKLANEIGTDLSAILLGDNVGALAEELVKYGADKVYVADDKKLENYTTDAYTTVISNAIDQYKPESVLFGATHIGRDLAPRIAARVDTGLTADCTKLEIDPEAKNVKQTRPAFGGNLMATIVCKNHRPQMSTVRPGVMEKAKHNEDNKGEIIDIKVTLSEDEIRTKVLEIIKSSKKQVSLVDADFIVSGGKGLGNPDGFKLLKELADLLGGVVGSSRAAVDIGWIEHSHQVGQTGTTVKPVIYIACGISGAIQHVAGMSNSDIIIAINKDENAPIFEIADYGIVGDLYEIVPILIEEVKKIKQED, from the coding sequence ATGGCTATCAAAATTATTAAAGAAAAATGTAAAGCATGTGGTATATGTGAAAAGCAATGCCCATTTGATGCTATTCATGTAGTTAACGGATTAGCAGAAGTAAATGAAAAATGTACAATATGTGGAGCCTGCGTAGAAGCTTGCCCATTTGATGCAATAGAAAAAGAAGAGAAGAAAGTTGTAAAAAAGGATATTAGTCAATATAAAGGTGTATGGGTATACGCTGAACAAAGACAAGGAGAACTTACTCCTGTAGTAATAGAATTATTAGGAGAAGGTAAAAAATTAGCTAATGAAATAGGCACAGATTTATCTGCAATTTTATTAGGAGATAATGTAGGCGCATTAGCAGAGGAATTAGTAAAGTATGGAGCAGATAAAGTATATGTAGCTGATGATAAAAAATTAGAAAATTATACAACAGATGCTTATACTACAGTAATTTCAAATGCTATAGATCAATATAAACCAGAATCAGTTTTATTTGGTGCAACTCATATTGGAAGAGATTTAGCTCCTAGAATTGCAGCAAGAGTTGATACTGGACTTACAGCTGATTGTACAAAATTAGAAATAGATCCTGAAGCTAAAAACGTAAAACAAACTAGACCTGCCTTTGGCGGAAATTTAATGGCAACTATAGTATGTAAAAACCATAGACCACAAATGTCTACAGTAAGACCAGGTGTTATGGAGAAAGCAAAACATAATGAAGACAATAAAGGTGAAATAATAGATATAAAAGTAACATTAAGTGAAGATGAAATTAGAACTAAAGTTTTAGAAATAATTAAATCTTCTAAAAAACAAGTTTCTTTAGTTGATGCAGACTTTATTGTATCTGGTGGTAAAGGACTTGGAAATCCAGATGGATTTAAGTTATTAAAAGAGCTAGCTGATTTATTAGGTGGAGTAGTTGGTAGTAGCCGTGCTGCAGTTGATATAGGATGGATAGAACACTCACATCAAGTAGGACAAACTGGAACTACTGTAAAGCCTGTTATTTATATTGCATGTGGTATATCAGGAGCTATCCAACACGTTGCTGGTATGTCAAATTCTGATATAATAATTGCTATAAATAAAGATGAAAATGCACCTATATTTGAAATAGCTGATTACGGAATCGTTGGAGACTTATATGAAATAGTTCCAATACTAATAGAAGAAGTGAAGAAAATTAAACAAGAAGATTAA
- a CDS encoding amino acid permease yields MATSKKNMTDEVKQKKSGIPIYLGIASVWFGAHCGPGVASGKQTAVFYSEFGKWAFITPMIAMVLMGLCIYYSVEYARLTKAKNFRELTDNLFHPYEKVFSAFFEITFLATVLMVVGGCIATGAAVLNEYTGLPVIVGSIILVVVTILLSMYGANLVRSASTIMTIFIIACLIAMVVLGLLSPQGDFAGNWGAKSFSEVSPMKAIIMAIVYTGFQSAGNIANAVSVCQGIEGRKESKKAAILGTILNTLLILGIVFLLFAYPDSIKKILPNYFVADKVGSSVLLFSYVVMVLLAVMSTNVSFSFSVVARYGEKLPMKPGVKRDFVVTLILMILCVVVSALGLDAIVSKGYKYLGYACIFIVVIPIILVGFKKTRGLYKTEYKSECKSEHKI; encoded by the coding sequence ATGGCAACAAGTAAAAAAAATATGACAGATGAAGTAAAACAGAAAAAATCAGGTATTCCTATATATTTGGGAATTGCCAGTGTATGGTTTGGAGCTCATTGTGGGCCAGGAGTAGCTTCAGGTAAACAGACAGCTGTTTTTTACAGTGAATTTGGAAAATGGGCCTTTATAACTCCAATGATTGCAATGGTGTTAATGGGCCTTTGTATTTATTACTCCGTAGAATATGCTCGCCTCACAAAGGCAAAAAATTTTAGGGAATTAACTGATAACTTATTTCATCCATATGAAAAAGTTTTTTCTGCATTTTTTGAAATTACATTTTTGGCAACTGTTCTTATGGTTGTAGGAGGATGTATAGCCACAGGAGCAGCAGTTTTAAATGAGTATACAGGTCTTCCCGTAATTGTAGGAAGTATAATACTAGTAGTGGTTACAATACTTCTATCAATGTATGGGGCTAACTTAGTTCGTTCTGCATCAACTATTATGACAATATTTATTATAGCTTGTTTAATAGCTATGGTAGTGCTTGGATTACTTTCTCCACAGGGAGATTTTGCAGGTAACTGGGGAGCTAAATCCTTTAGTGAGGTTTCACCGATGAAGGCTATAATTATGGCTATTGTATATACTGGCTTTCAATCAGCTGGAAATATTGCAAATGCGGTATCTGTTTGTCAAGGTATAGAAGGTAGAAAAGAGTCTAAAAAAGCAGCAATTTTAGGTACTATATTAAATACATTGCTTATTTTGGGAATAGTATTTTTATTATTCGCATATCCAGATTCAATAAAGAAAATTTTACCAAATTATTTTGTAGCAGATAAGGTTGGATCATCTGTATTATTATTTTCATATGTAGTAATGGTATTGCTTGCAGTTATGAGTACTAACGTTTCTTTTTCATTTTCTGTAGTTGCAAGATATGGAGAAAAACTTCCTATGAAGCCAGGAGTAAAAAGAGATTTTGTTGTAACATTAATTTTAATGATATTGTGTGTAGTAGTGTCTGCCTTAGGATTAGATGCTATTGTAAGTAAAGGCTATAAATATCTAGGATATGCTTGTATATTTATAGTAGTTATACCAATAATATTAGTTGGATTTAAGAAAACAAGGGGTTTATATAAAACTGAATATAAAAGTGAATGTAAGAGTGAACATAAAATATAA
- a CDS encoding D-isomer specific 2-hydroxyacid dehydrogenase family protein, whose amino-acid sequence MKILAYCVRPDEIDSFKNFSEKYGHTVDLIPDSFGPNVAHLAKGYDGISILGNDTCNREALEKIKDCGIKYLATRTAGVNNIDFDAAKEFGINVANVPAYSPNSVSEFTVGLALSLTRKIPFALKRVELNNFALGGLIGVELRNLTLGVIGTGRIGLKVIEGFSGFGMKKMIGYDIFENEKAKEYIEYKSLDEVYKEADIITLHAPLTDDNYHMIGKESIAKMKDGVFIINAARGALIDSEALIEGLKSGKIAGAALDSYEYEQGVFHNNKMNEIMKDDTLARLKSFPNVVITPHLGFYTDEAVSNMVEITLMNLQEFELKGTCKNQRVCK is encoded by the coding sequence ATGAAAATTTTAGCTTATTGTGTAAGACCTGATGAAATTGATTCATTTAAAAATTTTTCTGAAAAATATGGACATACTGTTGATTTAATACCAGATTCTTTTGGTCCAAATGTGGCTCATTTAGCTAAAGGATATGATGGTATTTCAATTTTAGGAAATGATACTTGTAACAGAGAAGCATTAGAGAAAATTAAAGATTGTGGTATAAAATATTTAGCAACCAGAACTGCTGGAGTAAATAATATAGATTTTGATGCTGCAAAAGAATTTGGTATAAATGTAGCTAATGTTCCAGCTTATTCTCCTAATTCAGTTTCAGAGTTTACTGTAGGACTTGCATTATCCCTAACAAGAAAAATTCCTTTTGCATTAAAAAGAGTAGAACTCAATAATTTTGCACTAGGTGGATTAATAGGAGTAGAATTAAGAAACTTAACTTTAGGAGTTATAGGAACTGGAAGAATAGGTTTAAAAGTAATTGAAGGTTTTTCAGGCTTTGGTATGAAAAAGATGATAGGTTACGATATTTTTGAAAATGAAAAGGCTAAAGAATATATTGAATATAAATCTTTAGATGAAGTATATAAAGAAGCAGATATAATAACATTGCATGCACCTCTAACAGATGATAATTACCATATGATAGGAAAAGAGAGCATTGCCAAAATGAAAGACGGTGTATTTATAATAAATGCAGCACGTGGAGCATTAATTGATAGTGAAGCTTTAATAGAAGGACTGAAATCTGGTAAAATAGCTGGAGCAGCCTTAGATTCCTATGAATATGAACAAGGGGTTTTCCATAACAATAAAATGAATGAAATCATGAAAGATGATACATTAGCAAGACTTAAGAGTTTCCCAAATGTAGTTATTACACCTCATTTAGGATTCTATACAGATGAAGCTGTATCTAATATGGTAGAAATTACTCTTATGAATTTACAAGAATTTGAATTAAAAGGAACTTGTAAAAACCAAAGAGTATGTAAGTAA
- a CDS encoding D-2-hydroxyacid dehydrogenase, with translation MKILMYSVREHEKPAIKKWLEANPEVQIDLSNEALSEDTVCKVKGYDGIAIQQTNSIGGETVYSTLKEYGIKQIASRTAGVDMIDLKMASENNILVTNVPAYSPNAIAELAVTHTMNLLRNIKTVNKRIAFGDYRWSADLIAREVRSITVGVVGTGKIGRTSAKLFKGLGANVIGYDAYPDKKLEENNLLTYKESLEDLLKEADVVTLHTPLIESTKHMINKNNLKYMKPDAFIVNTGRGGIINTEDLIEALEENKIAGAALDTFENEGLFLNKVVDPTKIPDPQLDKLLKMDQVLITHHVGFFTTTAVQNMVDTSLDSVVEVLKTSDSVNKVN, from the coding sequence ATGAAAATACTAATGTATAGTGTACGCGAACATGAAAAACCAGCTATAAAAAAGTGGTTAGAAGCAAATCCTGAAGTTCAAATTGATCTATCTAATGAGGCTCTTTCTGAAGATACTGTCTGTAAGGTAAAGGGCTATGATGGAATTGCAATTCAACAAACAAATAGTATAGGTGGAGAAACTGTTTATTCTACTCTTAAAGAATATGGAATTAAACAAATAGCTTCAAGAACTGCTGGGGTAGATATGATTGATTTAAAAATGGCTTCAGAGAATAATATTCTTGTAACTAATGTTCCTGCTTATTCTCCAAATGCTATTGCAGAACTTGCTGTAACTCATACAATGAACTTGCTGAGAAACATTAAAACTGTAAATAAAAGAATAGCTTTTGGTGATTATCGTTGGTCAGCTGATCTTATAGCTAGAGAAGTAAGATCTATAACAGTTGGTGTAGTAGGTACAGGTAAAATAGGTAGAACTTCTGCCAAGCTTTTTAAAGGACTAGGGGCAAATGTTATAGGTTATGATGCTTATCCAGACAAAAAATTAGAAGAAAATAATCTCCTTACTTACAAAGAATCATTAGAAGATCTTTTAAAAGAAGCTGATGTTGTAACTCTACACACTCCTCTTATAGAAAGTACTAAACATATGATAAATAAGAATAACTTAAAATATATGAAACCAGATGCTTTTATAGTAAATACTGGTCGTGGTGGAATTATCAACACTGAAGATCTTATTGAAGCCTTGGAAGAAAATAAAATAGCTGGTGCTGCACTTGATACATTTGAAAATGAAGGATTATTCTTAAATAAAGTAGTTGATCCAACTAAAATTCCTGATCCTCAACTTGATAAATTACTAAAAATGGATCAAGTCTTAATCACTCATCATGTTGGATTCTTTACTACTACTGCAGTTCAAAATATGGTCGATACCAGCTTAGATAGTGTTGTAGAAGTTTTAAAAACTAGTGATAGTGTAAATAAAGTAAACTAG
- a CDS encoding TetR/AcrR family transcriptional regulator has translation MVLKSKVKSTSSGKFLEKKLLKEKKLYESAYELFITKGINDTSIDDIVKRAGVAKGTFYLYFKNKYDIIDRIIIKKSLSIIKEALKYTMNESKGEFIESVLCFTDYIIEYLKNNKRLLKLIHKNLSWGIFRKALLNSSQTKEITDIRNIFKNIIIKQQIDEKEFEKRLFMIIELTGTVCYSSIILDEPYPIEEMKVSLFDVISKILEPLCEKNL, from the coding sequence ATGGTTCTAAAATCTAAGGTGAAATCTACTTCTAGTGGAAAGTTCCTAGAAAAAAAATTATTAAAAGAAAAAAAATTATATGAATCTGCTTATGAACTTTTTATAACAAAGGGTATAAATGATACTTCTATAGACGATATAGTAAAAAGAGCAGGGGTAGCTAAGGGAACCTTCTATTTATATTTTAAAAACAAATATGATATTATTGATAGAATAATAATAAAGAAAAGTTTAAGTATAATTAAGGAAGCTCTGAAGTATACTATGAATGAGAGTAAGGGAGAATTTATAGAATCAGTGCTTTGTTTTACAGATTATATAATAGAATATCTTAAAAATAATAAAAGATTATTAAAGCTTATACATAAGAATTTATCCTGGGGTATATTTAGAAAGGCTTTATTAAATTCTAGTCAAACAAAGGAAATTACTGATATAAGAAATATATTTAAGAATATAATAATTAAACAACAAATAGATGAGAAGGAATTTGAGAAAAGGTTATTTATGATTATAGAACTAACAGGGACAGTCTGTTATAGTTCTATAATATTGGATGAACCCTATCCTATAGAAGAAATGAAAGTATCCTTATTTGATGTTATAAGCAAAATACTAGAACCTTTATGTGAAAAAAATTTATAA
- a CDS encoding zinc-ribbon domain-containing protein has protein sequence MADKTLTCKDCGKEFVFTEGEQEFYKEKGFENEPQRCPECRRARKQERNNNRGFRR, from the coding sequence ATGGCAGATAAGACGCTAACATGTAAAGATTGTGGAAAGGAATTCGTTTTCACTGAAGGAGAACAAGAATTCTATAAAGAAAAGGGATTCGAAAACGAACCACAAAGATGCCCAGAATGCAGAAGAGCAAGAAAACAAGAAAGAAACAACAATAGAGGATTCAGAAGATAA
- a CDS encoding glucose-6-phosphate isomerase yields MRNSLSLDLTKTKPYVEEHEIQYLESIIREMDNTLGKKTGPGNKFLGWMDLPINYNKEEFARIKKAAEKIKDTCDVFIVIGIGGSYLGSRAAIEMISHTFYNNLDKNQRTVPQIYFAGNNISSTYMADLLELVKDKDICVNVISKSGTTTEPAIAFRIFKELLEKKYGKEGAKERIFATTDASKGALRTLADLEGYETFVIPDDVGGRFSVLTPVGLLPIAVSGIDIDETMKGAADAREEYSSDNIEKNHVYRYVAVRNALYRKGKTTEMLVNFEPCLHYFGEWWKQLYGESEGKDGKGIFPAAADFSTDLHSMGQYIQEGLRNIFETFINVENPRKSIIIKEDKENLDGLNFLAEKDMDYVNHQALRGTVLAHNDGGVPAIVLNVPELSAYYFGQLVYFFEKACGISGYLQGVNPFDQPGVEAYKKNMFALLGKPGYEDMKATLEERLK; encoded by the coding sequence ATGAGAAATTCTTTAAGTCTCGATTTGACAAAAACTAAACCTTATGTGGAGGAGCATGAAATACAATATTTAGAATCAATAATAAGAGAAATGGATAATACTCTTGGTAAAAAAACAGGTCCAGGAAATAAATTTCTGGGTTGGATGGATTTACCTATAAATTATAATAAGGAAGAGTTTGCAAGAATAAAAAAAGCAGCAGAAAAAATAAAAGATACTTGTGATGTGTTTATTGTTATAGGCATAGGAGGATCTTATTTAGGATCAAGGGCTGCTATAGAAATGATATCACATACATTTTATAATAATCTAGATAAAAACCAAAGAACAGTGCCACAAATATATTTTGCAGGTAACAATATAAGTTCTACTTATATGGCTGATTTATTAGAATTAGTTAAAGATAAAGATATATGTGTAAATGTAATATCTAAATCAGGTACAACTACAGAGCCAGCTATAGCTTTTAGAATATTTAAAGAATTATTAGAAAAGAAGTATGGAAAAGAAGGAGCAAAAGAAAGAATATTTGCTACTACAGATGCATCTAAAGGTGCTTTAAGAACTTTAGCTGATTTAGAAGGCTATGAAACCTTTGTAATACCAGATGATGTAGGTGGAAGATTTTCAGTTTTAACTCCAGTAGGATTATTACCTATAGCTGTGTCTGGAATAGATATAGATGAAACGATGAAAGGTGCAGCGGATGCTAGAGAGGAATATTCTTCAGATAATATAGAAAAAAATCATGTGTATAGATATGTAGCAGTAAGAAATGCTCTATATAGAAAAGGAAAGACTACAGAAATGTTAGTTAATTTTGAGCCATGTCTACATTATTTCGGAGAATGGTGGAAACAACTATATGGAGAAAGTGAAGGTAAAGATGGAAAGGGAATATTCCCAGCAGCAGCAGATTTTTCAACAGATTTACATTCTATGGGACAATATATACAAGAAGGTTTAAGAAATATATTTGAAACATTTATAAATGTAGAAAATCCTAGAAAGTCAATTATAATAAAAGAAGATAAAGAGAATTTAGATGGGCTTAACTTTTTAGCAGAGAAAGACATGGATTATGTAAATCATCAAGCATTAAGAGGTACTGTTTTAGCTCACAATGATGGTGGTGTTCCAGCTATAGTGTTAAATGTTCCAGAGCTTTCAGCTTATTATTTTGGACAATTAGTGTATTTCTTTGAAAAAGCTTGTGGAATAAGTGGATATTTACAAGGAGTTAATCCTTTTGATCAACCAGGAGTAGAAGCATATAAAAAGAATATGTTTGCTCTTTTAGGAAAACCAGGCTATGAAGATATGAAAGCTACATTAGAAGAAAGATTGAAGTAA
- a CDS encoding YaiI/YqxD family protein has translation MRILVDADACPGRNIIEQVAKKYKIDVMMFCDINHVINSNYSVIKYVDHGFQSVDMALINETKEDDIIITQDFGVAAMALGKKAKAINPKGYIFSNDNIDRMLFERHVSAKMRRAGIKNTSTHKKRNLEDNARLEKNLIKLIIQ, from the coding sequence ATGAGAATATTAGTAGATGCAGATGCTTGCCCTGGAAGAAATATAATAGAACAAGTAGCTAAAAAATATAAAATAGATGTTATGATGTTTTGTGATATAAATCATGTTATAAATAGTAATTATAGTGTTATTAAATATGTAGATCATGGATTTCAAAGTGTAGATATGGCTTTAATAAACGAAACTAAAGAAGATGATATAATAATAACTCAAGATTTTGGGGTAGCTGCTATGGCTCTTGGAAAAAAAGCTAAAGCTATAAATCCTAAAGGGTATATATTTAGTAATGACAATATAGATAGAATGTTATTTGAAAGACATGTAAGCGCAAAAATGAGAAGAGCAGGTATAAAAAATACTTCCACTCATAAAAAAAGAAATTTAGAGGATAATGCTAGATTAGAGAAAAATCTTATAAAACTAATAATTCAATAA